A window from Methanobrevibacter olleyae encodes these proteins:
- a CDS encoding ArsR/SmtB family transcription factor, which produces MDQQKQNQENSFDVDMEAILDVMGCKTRRDIMDLLREEPRFVSEISQELQIGQKAIIEHLRAMEDVGILTSSTKKVVRGRPRKYYDMPNDVNVHITITEHSFNVSISEDMLNLQNDIKQLPSGDEWSKLLDIEKRIDQGYTEAIEELKSQIRLYDNLKERAEYILERTYNQY; this is translated from the coding sequence ATGGATCAACAAAAGCAAAATCAAGAAAATTCATTTGATGTTGATATGGAAGCAATTCTTGATGTTATGGGATGTAAAACTAGACGTGATATCATGGATCTTTTAAGAGAAGAGCCAAGATTTGTTAGTGAAATATCTCAAGAGCTTCAAATAGGTCAGAAAGCTATTATTGAACATCTAAGAGCTATGGAAGATGTGGGTATTTTAACATCTTCAACAAAAAAAGTAGTTAGAGGCCGTCCTCGTAAGTATTATGATATGCCAAACGATGTAAATGTGCATATTACAATTACTGAGCATTCATTTAATGTATCTATTTCTGAGGATATGCTAAATCTACAAAATGATATTAAACAATTACCTTCTGGTGATGAGTGGTCTAAATTATTAGATATTGAAAAAAGAATTGATCAAGGTTATACAGAAGCTATTGAAGAATTAAAAAGTCAAATACGCTTATATGATAACTTAAAAGAAAGAGCAGAATATATTTTAGAGAGAACTTATAATCAATATTAA
- the hypF gene encoding carbamoyltransferase HypF, protein MEMRKLLVEGIVQGVGFRPFVYRIATELELVGYVRNLGNLVEIIIQGSDDKIANFTYKLQNELPPIAKINSLETEELEEKEEYEDFTIKESSDSFSGTSVIPPDLAICDRCLEEINNPNNRRYNYPFNACTDCGPRFTVIENVPYDRDKTTMDDFPLCPECEAEYKNPLDRRYHAEASCCEVCGPSLQLYKNEIKEKTIIDDNGNETTKVERIAINTESKDPLKDSTKLLDIGKILAVKGIGGTHLVANVLLEDSVKLLRKRLNRPNQAFAVMSPDIKTVKEYALVSSAEEEGLLSKERPIIILKKGESYGFAESVSPGLHNIGVMLPYAPLHHLLFNHTNTPAYIMTSANVPGEPMMVTNQEILENLDEIADYYLIHDRRILNRCDDSVIRFRNDELAFIRRSRGYTPEPYDLKAKYTDLNPEFDNLNILALGPELDVTFTILKNSKAYLSQHIGNTNKYRTYEFLQEAIKHMMRITKTDSFDAIACDLHPQFFTTKLAKELAKEYDCPLIQVQHHHAHGISLLNDHYKENKENKENTYENKDKNKENKENTYENKDKNKENKDNAYENKDKNKNSVDIDNLNNEMIIIAADGVGYGSDGNSWGGEILYTNIEEFERLASLMPQKMPGGDLCTKYPVRMLASILSNPNSEYEKDRYSEDYIKELLNENYINSFKHGSIEIKSLFRQLDANLNVGINTSTGRVLDSVSAALNICDKRSYEGEASMKLESYAYNYKENDTLEDFPIIIKDYTDVNNENTDNRRRDLDTTAILRYIVDKIKEGEDPHKIAVAGQKAVSIGLAKLAVESAKEKGIKTIGATGGVFYNEAITSYIKNYIEKEGFNFIQHINSCPGDGSVSLGQAIIAGINLKHL, encoded by the coding sequence GTGGAAATGAGAAAATTATTAGTTGAAGGGATAGTACAGGGAGTAGGATTTAGACCCTTCGTATATAGAATAGCTACCGAATTAGAATTGGTAGGTTATGTTAGAAACTTAGGAAATCTAGTTGAAATAATAATCCAAGGTTCAGATGATAAAATAGCTAATTTTACATACAAATTACAAAATGAACTTCCACCAATAGCTAAAATAAACAGTTTAGAAACTGAAGAACTTGAAGAAAAAGAGGAATATGAGGACTTTACAATTAAAGAAAGTTCAGATAGTTTCTCAGGAACATCTGTAATTCCACCTGATTTAGCTATTTGTGATAGATGTTTAGAAGAAATAAACAATCCGAACAATAGAAGATATAATTACCCATTTAATGCTTGTACTGATTGCGGACCACGTTTTACTGTAATTGAAAATGTTCCATACGACAGAGATAAAACTACTATGGATGATTTCCCATTATGTCCAGAATGTGAAGCAGAATACAAAAATCCATTAGATAGACGTTATCATGCTGAGGCAAGTTGTTGTGAAGTCTGTGGACCTTCTCTACAGCTATATAAAAATGAAATAAAAGAAAAAACTATAATTGATGATAACGGCAATGAAACTACTAAAGTAGAAAGAATAGCTATTAATACAGAATCCAAAGACCCTTTAAAAGACAGCACAAAACTTCTGGATATTGGAAAAATACTTGCAGTTAAAGGAATAGGTGGAACACATTTAGTAGCAAATGTACTCTTAGAAGATAGTGTAAAGCTTTTAAGAAAAAGATTAAATCGTCCAAATCAAGCATTTGCAGTTATGAGTCCAGATATTAAAACTGTAAAAGAATATGCATTAGTCTCAAGTGCAGAAGAAGAAGGATTATTGTCTAAAGAAAGACCTATCATAATCTTAAAAAAAGGTGAAAGTTACGGCTTTGCAGAATCTGTTTCCCCAGGTTTACATAATATTGGAGTAATGCTACCCTATGCTCCCCTACATCATCTTTTATTTAACCATACTAATACCCCAGCATACATTATGACTTCAGCTAATGTTCCTGGAGAGCCTATGATGGTTACAAATCAAGAAATTCTTGAGAATTTAGATGAAATAGCCGATTATTACCTTATCCATGATAGAAGAATACTAAATAGATGTGATGATTCTGTTATAAGATTTAGAAATGATGAGCTTGCATTCATAAGACGTTCAAGAGGCTACACTCCAGAGCCTTATGATTTAAAAGCCAAATACACAGATTTAAATCCTGAATTTGATAATCTGAATATTCTTGCCCTTGGACCGGAACTTGATGTTACATTTACAATTTTAAAAAACTCTAAAGCATACCTATCACAACATATTGGAAATACGAATAAATATAGAACATATGAATTCCTTCAGGAAGCTATTAAACATATGATGAGAATTACAAAAACTGATAGTTTTGATGCAATAGCCTGTGATTTACATCCACAATTCTTTACTACAAAACTTGCAAAGGAATTAGCTAAAGAATATGATTGTCCATTGATACAAGTTCAACACCATCATGCTCATGGAATTTCATTATTAAACGATCATTATAAAGAAAATAAAGAAAATAAAGAAAATACCTATGAAAATAAAGATAAAAATAAAGAAAATAAAGAAAATACCTATGAAAATAAAGATAAAAATAAAGAAAATAAAGATAATGCCTATGAAAATAAAGATAAAAACAAGAATTCCGTTGATATTGATAATTTAAATAATGAAATGATTATAATAGCTGCAGATGGAGTTGGATATGGTAGTGATGGTAATTCTTGGGGAGGAGAAATATTATACACAAATATTGAAGAATTTGAAAGGCTAGCTTCTTTAATGCCTCAAAAAATGCCTGGAGGGGATTTATGTACAAAATATCCAGTTAGAATGTTAGCTTCTATATTATCTAATCCAAATAGCGAATATGAAAAAGACAGATATAGTGAAGATTATATTAAAGAATTACTTAATGAAAATTACATCAACTCATTCAAACATGGCAGTATAGAAATAAAAAGCTTATTTAGACAATTAGATGCTAATTTGAATGTTGGCATAAATACAAGTACTGGAAGAGTTCTTGATTCTGTATCTGCTGCATTAAATATATGTGATAAACGTAGTTACGAAGGAGAAGCTTCTATGAAATTAGAATCATACGCTTATAATTACAAAGAAAATGATACACTTGAAGACTTCCCAATAATTATTAAAGATTACACAGATGTAAACAATGAGAATACTGATAATAGAAGAAGAGACCTTGATACAACAGCAATACTTAGATATATTGTAGATAAAATTAAAGAAGGAGAAGACCCTCATAAAATTGCAGTTGCTGGGCAAAAGGCAGTTAGTATTGGACTTGCAAAACTTGCTGTAGAATCAGCAAAAGAAAAAGGAATTAAAACAATTGGTGCAACTGGTGGAGTATTCTATAACGAAGCAATTACATCTTATATTAAAAATTATATAGAAAAAGAAGGTTTTAATTTTATTCAGCATATTAATTCTTGTCCAGGAGATGGGTCTGTATCATTAGGGCAAGCAATTATTGCTGGAATCAACTTAAAACATTTGTAA
- the larB gene encoding nickel pincer cofactor biosynthesis protein LarB has translation MKEILKSLAEGKISIEECETLLKAENIRELDELAKFDTSRKDRTGFPEAILADSKDYEDLLTIVKRYFEKEELDDSSIELKENIIVTRLSKERFELLKKDLAYLFDKEIKLDYNKQAKILIIYKDSLINFNPEYGKIGLLTAGTSDIPIAEEAKVIVEQGGCEVISSYDIGVAGIHRLFPQIAYMVEEDVSAFIVCAGMEGALPSVVAGLVDVPVIAVPTSVGYGIGADGKAALYAMLQSCAPGLSVVNIDNGFGAGVCALTIAKNIAKKVKISKE, from the coding sequence ATGAAAGAAATTCTTAAAAGTCTTGCTGAAGGTAAAATTTCAATTGAGGAATGTGAGACTCTTTTAAAAGCTGAAAATATTCGGGAATTAGATGAATTGGCTAAATTTGACACCTCCCGCAAAGATAGGACAGGTTTTCCAGAGGCTATTTTAGCAGATAGTAAGGATTATGAAGACTTATTAACTATTGTAAAAAGATATTTTGAAAAAGAAGAGTTAGATGATAGCTCAATTGAATTAAAAGAAAACATTATTGTTACAAGATTATCTAAAGAAAGATTTGAATTATTAAAAAAAGATTTAGCTTATTTATTTGACAAAGAAATAAAGCTTGATTATAATAAACAAGCAAAAATTTTAATTATTTATAAAGATTCATTAATTAATTTTAATCCAGAATATGGTAAAATAGGGCTTTTAACAGCAGGAACTTCAGATATTCCTATAGCTGAAGAAGCTAAAGTTATAGTTGAACAAGGAGGATGTGAAGTTATAAGTTCTTATGATATCGGTGTTGCAGGAATTCATAGATTGTTCCCACAAATTGCATATATGGTTGAAGAAGATGTTAGTGCATTTATTGTTTGTGCAGGAATGGAGGGTGCATTACCTTCTGTTGTTGCAGGCTTAGTTGACGTTCCTGTAATTGCTGTTCCAACATCTGTTGGCTATGGTATTGGTGCAGATGGTAAAGCAGCTTTGTATGCTATGTTGCAATCTTGTGCTCCAGGCTTATCTGTTGTTAATATTGATAATGGATTTGGTGCAGGAGTTTGTGCTTTAACGATTGCAAAAAATATTGCAAAAAAAGTAAAGATATCAAAAGAATAA
- a CDS encoding GNAT family N-acetyltransferase, with product MIFRDFNPEIHDVYKVAELIYDVDYRTFEHVFKSKKEGIEAIKDRLTFDFAKEIDEDENDLFYVFFDDEDREEKEIIGMFNGGKGVQHSYFKDIVNQFKNLKFNHALALSKVSFMDSFVLVDVEEDDFYICELAICSNHRGKGYGKEALDQLIQLGKDLNCKRVVLDADFRNDGAYRLYSSKGFKVFNKKSFAFLGKKRGMRNMELILK from the coding sequence TTGATTTTTAGAGATTTTAATCCAGAAATTCATGATGTTTATAAAGTAGCTGAGCTAATTTATGATGTTGATTATAGGACATTTGAGCATGTTTTCAAATCAAAAAAAGAGGGTATAGAAGCTATTAAAGATAGGTTAACCTTTGATTTTGCTAAAGAGATTGATGAAGATGAAAACGATTTATTCTATGTTTTTTTTGATGATGAAGATAGGGAAGAAAAAGAGATTATTGGAATGTTTAATGGTGGTAAGGGAGTACAGCATTCTTATTTTAAAGACATTGTAAATCAGTTTAAAAATCTTAAATTTAATCATGCCTTGGCTCTTTCTAAAGTTTCTTTTATGGATAGTTTTGTTTTAGTTGATGTAGAAGAAGATGATTTTTATATCTGTGAATTAGCTATTTGCTCTAATCATAGAGGAAAAGGTTATGGGAAAGAAGCTTTAGATCAACTAATTCAACTTGGAAAGGACTTAAATTGTAAAAGAGTAGTTTTAGACGCTGATTTTAGAAATGATGGTGCATATAGATTATATAGTTCTAAAGGATTCAAGGTCTTCAATAAAAAATCATTTGCTTTTCTTGGTAAAAAAAGAGGAATGCGAAATATGGAATTAATTTTAAAATAG
- the hisE gene encoding phosphoribosyl-ATP diphosphatase: MLSDEVIREVYEILESRRDSPIDSYTSNIMKDSDKKAEDKILEKIAEECGETLIASKNDENLVYESVDLIFHTLLLLVYKGISYDEILEEFQRRRK; this comes from the coding sequence ATGCTTAGTGATGAAGTCATTAGAGAAGTATATGAAATTTTAGAAAGTCGTAGAGACTCACCAATAGATTCCTATACTTCAAATATTATGAAAGATAGTGATAAAAAAGCAGAAGATAAAATCCTTGAAAAAATCGCTGAAGAATGTGGAGAAACTCTTATTGCATCAAAAAATGATGAAAATTTAGTTTATGAATCTGTTGATTTAATATTCCACACATTACTTCTTTTAGTCTATAAAGGAATTAGTTATGACGAAATATTAGAAGAATTCCAAAGAAGAAGAAAATAA
- a CDS encoding CBS domain-containing ParB/RepB/Spo0J family partition protein, translating to METERTTVKDYMTKNVYTVKYDTLNKEVIRLMKETKHDGYPVVDEEGHIVGIVTAYDLLLKDWETEYVSGIMSKEVIVAREDMHINDASRVMFRHGISRLPVVDKERHVKGIMTNTDIVRSHIERSTPTKVSAFRETMEKLYDIKTTLTREAVPVEKIKPTQDRVYADELQGRTYELEKGLAEPTIVVKTGDRYILVDGHHRAVASVKLGLDKIDSYVVDFNKDITLGMEKTAEKQGLTNFNDITIIDDDQHPLIALIETIKNTSQRKH from the coding sequence ATGGAAACAGAAAGAACTACAGTTAAAGATTATATGACAAAAAACGTATACACTGTAAAATATGATACACTTAATAAAGAAGTTATAAGATTAATGAAAGAGACAAAGCACGATGGTTATCCTGTTGTTGATGAAGAAGGACATATCGTTGGAATAGTTACTGCTTATGACTTATTATTAAAAGATTGGGAAACTGAATATGTTAGTGGAATAATGTCTAAAGAAGTAATCGTTGCAAGAGAAGATATGCACATTAATGATGCTTCAAGAGTAATGTTTAGACATGGTATTTCAAGGCTTCCAGTAGTAGATAAAGAGAGACATGTAAAAGGAATTATGACCAATACAGATATTGTAAGGTCACATATTGAAAGGTCCACTCCCACTAAAGTTAGTGCATTTAGAGAAACTATGGAAAAACTTTATGACATTAAAACCACTTTAACCAGAGAAGCGGTTCCCGTTGAAAAGATTAAACCTACTCAAGATAGAGTTTATGCTGATGAATTACAAGGAAGAACTTATGAACTTGAAAAAGGCTTAGCAGAACCAACTATTGTAGTTAAGACTGGAGATAGATATATTTTAGTCGATGGTCACCATAGAGCAGTAGCATCTGTAAAATTAGGTTTAGATAAAATCGACTCTTATGTGGTTGATTTCAATAAAGACATTACATTGGGAATGGAAAAAACTGCTGAAAAGCAAGGATTAACAAATTTTAATGACATTACTATTATTGATGATGACCAGCATCCTTTAATAGCTTTAATTGAAACCATTAAAAATACAAGTCAGAGAAAGCATTGA
- the gatB gene encoding Asp-tRNA(Asn)/Glu-tRNA(Gln) amidotransferase subunit GatB — MMCGLEIHVQLETDSKLFCNCPTNYQEAAANTNICPVCLNQPGAKPFPTNEKAIENALMISLMLNCKIDKNFTYFMRKHYDYPDLPCGYQKTSVPIGYEGELNGIRIREIHMEEDPGQYKPDRGIVDFNRSGIPLIEIVTEPDMHSPEEARNFLKELIRVLEYSGGARGEGTMRADVNVSINGGNRVEMKNINSIKGAYKALNFEVIRQKNLLKRGHAVKQETRAYLESQMITVSMRDKENADDYRFIPDPDLPPMKISDEQINNVLNIMPEAPHNKVKRFVSDYGIDEESAKVLTSELDLAQTYEEVVKELNPKFAAKWMKDELKRVLTYNKMGFAESGIVADDLIEFLNMLQNKEITTKAGQRIIEQMPNNKQTPKAIAEELGLIGVVKDDEVQAAAKQAVEENPKAVNDYHNGEKASLNFLMGQVMRLTKGKADPRETVKILKELLEE, encoded by the coding sequence ATGATGTGTGGACTTGAAATCCATGTACAACTTGAAACTGATTCAAAATTATTCTGTAACTGTCCTACAAACTATCAAGAAGCAGCAGCAAACACAAATATATGTCCAGTATGTTTGAATCAGCCAGGTGCTAAACCATTTCCAACTAATGAAAAAGCAATTGAAAATGCTTTAATGATTTCATTAATGCTTAACTGTAAAATTGATAAAAACTTTACATATTTCATGAGAAAACACTACGATTATCCTGATTTACCTTGCGGATATCAGAAAACCTCTGTACCTATAGGTTATGAAGGAGAATTAAATGGTATAAGAATTAGAGAAATCCACATGGAAGAAGACCCTGGACAATACAAGCCAGATAGAGGTATTGTAGATTTTAACCGTTCTGGAATTCCACTTATCGAAATTGTTACTGAACCAGACATGCACTCTCCAGAAGAAGCACGTAACTTCTTAAAAGAGCTTATTAGAGTATTAGAATATAGTGGAGGGGCTCGTGGAGAAGGTACTATGAGAGCAGATGTAAACGTTTCAATCAACGGTGGAAACAGAGTAGAAATGAAAAACATAAACTCTATTAAAGGTGCATACAAAGCTTTAAACTTTGAAGTAATAAGACAGAAAAATCTCTTAAAAAGAGGCCATGCAGTTAAACAAGAAACAAGAGCTTACCTAGAATCACAAATGATTACTGTTTCAATGAGGGATAAAGAAAATGCAGATGATTATAGATTCATCCCAGATCCAGATTTACCTCCAATGAAAATTAGTGATGAACAAATTAACAATGTTCTTAATATAATGCCAGAAGCTCCACATAACAAAGTTAAAAGATTTGTTAGTGATTATGGAATTGATGAAGAATCTGCAAAAGTACTTACCTCTGAACTTGATTTAGCTCAAACTTATGAAGAAGTAGTTAAAGAACTTAATCCAAAATTCGCTGCAAAATGGATGAAAGATGAACTTAAAAGGGTATTAACTTATAATAAAATGGGCTTTGCAGAAAGTGGGATTGTAGCAGACGATTTAATTGAATTCTTAAACATGCTCCAAAATAAAGAAATAACCACTAAAGCAGGACAAAGAATTATTGAACAAATGCCAAATAATAAACAAACCCCAAAAGCAATAGCTGAAGAGTTAGGATTAATTGGTGTAGTAAAAGATGATGAAGTTCAAGCAGCAGCCAAACAGGCAGTTGAAGAAAACCCTAAAGCTGTAAATGACTACCACAATGGTGAAAAAGCTTCATTAAACTTCTTAATGGGTCAAGTTATGAGATTAACTAAAGGAAAAGCAGATCCAAGAGAAACTGTAAAAATATTAAAAGAATTACTCGAAGAATAA
- a CDS encoding radical SAM protein codes for MKKISSTETLELITKANNLSLKKGYSEISLERAVFLSWWCDKGDCKFCYMSTQKNKIKDPAKAKRRVNNILAEAEMCSRLGWNIEFLSGGYKSFTSQEIKSIAENIHSITGDGLWLNTGITSELEEYGSEIKGITGAVELANPEFQKIVCPSKPLNQISDMLDKAGDLGFKKAITIILGLGESYEDLEYLKDYIREHKIDRVIFYSLNPHPETEYANSSQPASLYYAKVVSTIRLEFPDLEIICGTWTDNLANIGMLILSGANGITKFPLFKMFGTKYGKRVEEEVKWTGRTLKGTFTDKSKLGPEKSEISPELDQYIKRYIRDSLKNKYK; via the coding sequence ATGAAGAAAATAAGCAGTACTGAAACACTTGAATTAATCACTAAAGCCAATAACCTTAGCTTAAAAAAAGGATATAGTGAAATAAGCCTTGAAAGAGCTGTTTTTTTATCATGGTGGTGCGATAAAGGAGATTGTAAATTCTGTTATATGAGTACTCAGAAAAACAAAATCAAAGATCCAGCTAAAGCAAAACGCAGAGTGAATAATATACTAGCAGAAGCTGAAATGTGCAGTAGACTTGGATGGAACATAGAATTTTTATCTGGAGGATACAAATCCTTTACTAGTCAAGAAATTAAATCAATAGCTGAAAATATACACTCAATAACTGGTGATGGCCTTTGGCTTAATACTGGAATTACCTCTGAATTAGAGGAATATGGCTCCGAAATTAAAGGGATTACAGGAGCTGTTGAGCTAGCAAATCCAGAATTTCAAAAAATTGTTTGCCCCAGTAAGCCATTAAATCAAATCAGTGATATGTTAGATAAAGCTGGAGATTTAGGGTTTAAAAAAGCAATTACAATAATCTTAGGCCTTGGGGAAAGCTATGAAGATCTAGAATATTTAAAAGACTACATCAGAGAACATAAAATAGATAGAGTAATCTTTTATTCCTTAAATCCACATCCTGAAACCGAATATGCAAATAGCTCACAGCCAGCATCATTATATTATGCAAAAGTTGTCTCTACAATAAGACTTGAATTCCCAGATTTAGAAATAATCTGCGGAACATGGACTGATAATTTAGCAAATATAGGAATGCTTATTTTAAGCGGAGCTAATGGTATAACCAAATTCCCTCTCTTTAAAATGTTCGGTACCAAATATGGCAAAAGAGTAGAAGAAGAAGTTAAATGGACTGGAAGAACTCTTAAAGGAACATTTACCGATAAAAGCAAATTAGGTCCTGAAAAAAGTGAAATCAGCCCAGAACTAGACCAGTACATTAAAAGATACATCAGAGATTCTTTAAAAAATAAATACAAATAA
- the hjc gene encoding Holliday junction resolvase Hjc: protein MAKKGSAEERDLVHKLWDRNFAAMRAPASGGATKKPLPDVLAGNGKIYLAIEVKTTIKDKIYIDHPQIDALVEFSEIFGANPYLGIKFKYTKWLFLSPEIMEKTKNGNYKVEKNYCLEKAYELDEICGFDKQIKF, encoded by the coding sequence ATGGCTAAAAAAGGTTCAGCTGAAGAAAGGGATTTAGTTCATAAGCTATGGGATAGGAATTTTGCTGCTATGAGAGCTCCAGCATCTGGAGGAGCTACTAAAAAGCCATTGCCAGATGTTTTAGCAGGAAATGGTAAAATATACTTAGCAATTGAAGTAAAAACTACTATTAAAGATAAAATTTATATTGATCATCCTCAAATCGATGCTTTAGTTGAATTTTCAGAAATTTTTGGTGCAAATCCTTATTTAGGTATTAAATTTAAATACACTAAATGGTTATTTTTATCTCCAGAGATTATGGAGAAAACTAAAAATGGTAATTATAAAGTTGAAAAGAATTATTGTTTAGAAAAAGCATATGAACTTGATGAAATTTGTGGTTTTGATAAACAAATTAAATTCTAA
- a CDS encoding MBL fold metallo-hydrolase, which yields MEKINNVYCIEGLMADSNSYLIDNTDSGSEYNYILVDTGTGETKGYLYSILKEIGIDPEDIDLIVNTHCHFDHVGGNDFFPSGKVAIHKEDANSLRDPSSKLTVSSLFGSQIRRHDVDIELEEGDKIANFEVLHTPGHSEGGLSLWDDEILICGDTIFANGGIGRMDIGGNPRDMKESLMRLKELDVEYLLPGHGPWVNNGKEHIKMSCMNMGIM from the coding sequence ATGGAAAAAATCAACAATGTTTATTGTATTGAAGGATTGATGGCGGATTCTAATTCTTATTTAATTGATAATACTGATTCCGGCTCTGAATATAATTATATTTTGGTCGATACAGGAACTGGTGAAACAAAGGGTTATTTATATTCTATTTTAAAAGAAATAGGGATTGATCCGGAGGATATAGATTTAATTGTTAATACTCATTGCCATTTTGATCATGTTGGTGGAAATGACTTTTTCCCTAGTGGTAAGGTAGCTATTCATAAAGAAGATGCTAATTCATTAAGAGACCCTTCCAGCAAATTAACCGTTTCTTCCTTGTTTGGTTCTCAAATTAGAAGACACGATGTCGATATTGAACTTGAAGAAGGAGATAAAATAGCTAATTTTGAAGTTTTGCACACTCCAGGACATAGTGAAGGAGGATTATCTTTATGGGATGATGAGATTCTTATTTGTGGAGATACTATTTTTGCTAATGGTGGAATAGGTCGTATGGATATAGGTGGAAATCCACGAGATATGAAAGAGTCTTTGATGCGCCTAAAAGAGTTGGATGTTGAATATTTACTTCCAGGACATGGGCCATGGGTAAATAATGGAAAAGAACATATTAAAATGTCTTGTATGAATATGGGAATAATGTAA
- a CDS encoding potassium channel family protein — MYIVIMGGGRVGLSLANRLIKHGYDVTILESDEDLCNQASEELDAMVICGNGTDTKTLEEANIEEADVFVASTGNDESNLLSCILVKEYSDGKIIARVSNPDHEEAFKKVGIDKVISPERTAAGFLEKIISRPNVADLMAFGAGNAEILDMTIKNPKVFGKKVSEFSPTKDYIIISKNKPNHELEIPQPDDILSNGDKISILVKRNAFQKAEKKFMGAGGLFG; from the coding sequence ATGTATATTGTGATTATGGGAGGAGGTCGTGTAGGACTTTCACTAGCAAACCGTTTAATTAAGCACGGATATGATGTTACAATTCTTGAAAGTGATGAAGACTTATGTAATCAGGCTTCAGAAGAATTAGATGCAATGGTTATCTGTGGTAATGGAACTGATACAAAAACTTTAGAAGAAGCAAACATTGAAGAAGCTGATGTTTTTGTAGCTAGTACCGGTAATGATGAATCAAACTTATTATCTTGTATTTTAGTAAAAGAATATAGCGATGGAAAAATTATTGCAAGAGTAAGTAATCCAGATCATGAAGAAGCATTTAAAAAAGTTGGAATTGATAAGGTAATTAGCCCTGAAAGAACTGCAGCAGGCTTCCTTGAAAAGATCATCTCAAGGCCAAATGTAGCAGATTTAATGGCATTTGGTGCAGGTAATGCTGAGATTTTAGATATGACTATTAAAAATCCGAAAGTATTTGGAAAGAAAGTTTCTGAGTTCTCACCAACTAAAGATTATATTATAATTTCTAAAAATAAACCAAACCATGAATTAGAAATTCCTCAACCAGATGATATTTTAAGTAATGGGGATAAAATTTCTATTCTTGTTAAAAGAAATGCTTTCCAAAAGGCAGAAAAGAAATTTATGGGTGCTGGAGGATTATTCGGATAA